One window of Litoribacterium kuwaitense genomic DNA carries:
- the upp gene encoding uracil phosphoribosyltransferase, producing MGKVYVLDHPLIQHKLTYIRNKTTGTKEFRELVDEVAALMAYEITRNLPLQETTVETPVATAKANVLAGKKLGIIPILRAGLGMVDGIKQLIPNAKVGHVGLYRDPETLQPVEYYVKLPSDIEERELLVVDPMLATGGSAVEAINSLKSRGAKNIRLVCIIAAPEGVELVEKAHPDVDIYLAALDDHLNDKGYIIPGLGDSGDRLFGTK from the coding sequence ATGGGGAAAGTATACGTTTTAGATCATCCATTGATTCAGCATAAGCTTACGTACATAAGGAATAAAACCACTGGCACAAAGGAATTTCGGGAGTTAGTCGATGAAGTCGCTGCATTGATGGCGTATGAAATTACCCGTAACCTCCCTCTTCAAGAAACAACAGTAGAAACCCCTGTAGCTACAGCGAAAGCAAATGTTCTTGCTGGGAAAAAGCTAGGGATTATTCCGATCTTACGCGCTGGCTTAGGAATGGTTGATGGTATTAAACAATTGATTCCGAATGCAAAGGTTGGGCATGTAGGCCTTTATCGCGATCCAGAGACATTACAGCCAGTTGAATATTATGTAAAGCTCCCTTCTGATATTGAAGAGCGTGAACTACTTGTCGTAGACCCGATGCTGGCGACAGGGGGCTCGGCGGTAGAAGCGATTAACAGTTTGAAGTCAAGAGGCGCAAAAAATATTCGTCTCGTGTGTATTATTGCGGCCCCTGAAGGTGTAGAGCTCGTCGAAAAAGCACATCCAGATGTTGACATTTATTTAGCGGCATTGGACGATCATTTAAATGATAAGGGATATATCATTCCAGGTCTTGGCGACTCTGGCGACCGTTTATTCGGGACGAAATAA
- the wecB gene encoding non-hydrolyzing UDP-N-acetylglucosamine 2-epimerase has translation MKSPIRVMTIFGTRPEAVKMAPLVLALEKHPEVESIVTVTAQHREMLDQVLEVFEVKPDHDLNIMKARQSLTEVTTRGLEGLDGIMKSVQPDVVLVHGDTATTFIASLAAFYNQISVGHVEAGLRTWNKFSPFPEEMNRQLTGVLADLHFAPTERAAKNLRNENKPNDAIFITGNTAIDALRTTVQSDYTHDVLERLGSDRLILMTAHRRENVGAPMEQIFRAVRRIVEEHDDVQVVYPVHLNPAVQEIAHAELGGHPRIHLIDPLGVIEFHNVAAKAHLILTDSGGVQEEAPSLGVPVLVLRDTTERPEGIEAGTLKLIGTEEEVVYEQAKRLLTDEAAHEAMAQAANPYGDGSASERIVEAILYHLKRRDTRPPAFVPKNKMNDYRDLTNVDKVLSDDCLHFFVRETSKCKAWQRECFQHT, from the coding sequence ATGAAGTCACCGATTCGTGTAATGACAATTTTTGGAACGAGACCTGAAGCTGTTAAAATGGCACCTCTCGTCCTCGCTCTTGAAAAACACCCTGAAGTGGAATCTATTGTGACCGTTACTGCTCAGCATCGAGAAATGCTCGATCAAGTACTCGAAGTATTTGAAGTCAAACCAGATCATGACCTTAATATTATGAAGGCGCGCCAGTCGCTTACAGAAGTGACGACCCGTGGCTTAGAAGGACTGGATGGCATTATGAAGTCAGTTCAGCCAGATGTTGTCCTCGTTCATGGTGATACAGCGACGACCTTTATCGCTAGTCTAGCTGCGTTTTACAATCAAATTTCGGTCGGTCACGTTGAAGCCGGCTTGCGGACGTGGAACAAATTTTCTCCTTTTCCAGAAGAGATGAATCGTCAGCTGACGGGTGTTTTAGCAGATTTGCATTTTGCTCCGACAGAGCGCGCCGCAAAAAATTTGCGCAATGAAAATAAACCGAACGATGCCATCTTTATTACAGGCAACACTGCAATTGATGCATTGCGCACGACGGTGCAGTCAGATTATACGCACGATGTCCTTGAGCGTCTTGGCAGCGACCGATTGATTCTCATGACAGCTCATCGACGCGAAAATGTCGGCGCGCCTATGGAGCAAATCTTTAGAGCGGTGCGTCGTATCGTTGAAGAACATGATGATGTGCAGGTCGTTTACCCGGTCCATCTAAACCCCGCGGTGCAAGAGATTGCCCACGCTGAGCTTGGTGGTCACCCAAGAATTCATTTGATCGATCCGCTTGGTGTCATCGAGTTTCATAACGTTGCCGCAAAAGCGCACTTGATTTTGACGGATTCAGGAGGTGTTCAAGAAGAGGCACCTTCCCTTGGTGTGCCGGTCCTCGTTTTGCGCGATACAACAGAGCGACCTGAAGGGATAGAAGCGGGTACGCTAAAGCTTATCGGTACAGAAGAAGAGGTTGTGTACGAACAGGCTAAGCGTTTATTAACAGATGAAGCCGCACATGAAGCGATGGCGCAAGCGGCGAATCCATATGGAGATGGGAGCGCGTCAGAACGAATTGTTGAGGCCATCTTATACCATTTGAAACGCCGGGACACAAGACCGCCAGCATTTGTACCAAAAAATAAGATGAATGATTATAGAGACCTAACGAATGTAGACAAAGTCTTAAGTGACGATTGTCTACATTTTTTTGTAAGGGAAACGTCTAAGTGTAAAGCTTGGCAACGCGAGTGTTTTCAACATACTTAA
- the glyA gene encoding serine hydroxymethyltransferase: MKQDRDVFEAIQKELGRQRDKIELIASENFVSEAVMEAQGSVLTNKYAEGYPGKRYYGGCEYVDIAEDLARERAKQLFGAEYVNVQAHSGAQANMAVYYAFLEHGDTILGMNLSHGGHLTHGSPVNFSGKQFNFVEYGVTKEEQVIDYEEVRQKAKEHQPKMIVAGASAYPRTIDFAKFREIADEVGAYLMVDMAHIAGLVATGEHPTPVGHAHFVTTTTHKTLRGPRGGMILCNNEEDGKKIDKMVFPGIQGGPLMHVIAAKAVSFGEALQDEFKTYAKQVVENARTFAEALQAEGIDLVSGGTDNHLVLLDLQSLQLTGKVAELALDEVGITCNKNAIPFDPEKPFVTSGIRLGTAAVTTRGFGAEEMKEIAAIIALVLKNIDSEEVKKEALARVEALTTAFPMYPELG, translated from the coding sequence ATGAAACAAGATCGTGACGTTTTTGAGGCTATTCAAAAGGAACTTGGAAGACAGCGTGATAAAATTGAATTAATTGCTTCTGAAAATTTTGTATCTGAGGCTGTAATGGAAGCCCAAGGCTCTGTCCTAACGAATAAATATGCAGAAGGCTACCCGGGTAAGCGATATTATGGTGGTTGTGAATATGTTGATATTGCAGAAGACCTTGCAAGAGAACGGGCAAAGCAATTGTTTGGTGCTGAATATGTCAATGTTCAAGCACACTCAGGTGCTCAAGCAAATATGGCCGTATACTATGCTTTCCTTGAGCATGGTGACACGATCCTTGGGATGAATTTAAGCCATGGAGGTCACTTGACACACGGAAGTCCAGTAAACTTTAGCGGAAAGCAATTTAATTTTGTTGAATATGGCGTTACGAAAGAAGAGCAGGTCATTGACTATGAAGAAGTCAGACAAAAGGCAAAGGAACATCAGCCGAAAATGATCGTCGCTGGTGCAAGTGCTTATCCGCGTACCATTGATTTTGCAAAGTTTCGCGAAATTGCGGATGAAGTCGGCGCATACTTAATGGTTGATATGGCTCACATTGCGGGGCTCGTAGCGACAGGAGAACACCCTACACCTGTAGGACATGCTCATTTTGTGACAACAACAACACATAAGACGTTGCGTGGTCCAAGGGGCGGAATGATTCTTTGCAATAATGAAGAAGATGGAAAAAAGATCGACAAAATGGTTTTCCCTGGTATTCAAGGTGGTCCGCTTATGCATGTGATTGCTGCGAAAGCTGTGTCTTTCGGTGAGGCACTTCAGGATGAGTTTAAAACGTATGCGAAGCAAGTCGTTGAAAATGCACGTACTTTCGCTGAAGCGCTGCAAGCAGAAGGGATTGACCTCGTTTCAGGAGGAACGGATAACCATCTCGTGTTGCTCGACCTTCAGTCACTTCAGCTAACCGGAAAAGTAGCCGAGCTAGCCCTTGATGAAGTCGGCATTACTTGTAACAAAAACGCAATTCCATTTGATCCAGAAAAACCATTTGTTACTAGTGGAATTCGTCTAGGGACTGCAGCAGTGACAACAAGAGGCTTTGGTGCTGAAGAAATGAAAGAAATTGCAGCCATCATTGCCCTCGTTCTTAAAAATATTGATTCTGAAGAAGTGAAAAAAGAAGCGCTTGCGCGGGTAGAAGCTTTGACAACAGCATTTCCTATGTATCCTGAGCTCGGGTAA